Within the Pseudomonas fulva genome, the region GGGCAGGGCATCGCCATCCCCCATGGCACGCCGGAAACCCGCGACCAGGTGTTCGAGACCGGCATGCGGCTGATCCAGTTTCCCGAGGGCGTGGACTGGGGCGACGGCCAGCGGGTGTACCTGGCCATCGCCATTGCCGCGCGCTCCGACGAGCACCTGCATCTGCTGCAACTGCTCACCCGCGCGCTGGGCGAGGGCGACCTGAGCCAGGCACTGCGCGAGGCGCCGAATGCCGAGGCGATTCTCGCGCTGCTGCAGGGGGCTGCGCCGGAGCTGGCGCTGGATGCGCAACTGGTGAACCTGGGCGTTGCGGCCGAGGACCTCGACGAGCTGACCTGGCAGGGCGCGCGCCTGCTGAAGAAGGCTGGCTGCGCGGCAGCCGGGTATGCGGCCAGCTTGGTGCAGGCCGAGCCGTTGCCACTGGGCAATGGGCTGTGGTGGCTGAGCAGTGAGCAGGGCGTCGAGCGCCCGGGCCTGGCCTTCGTCACTCCGGCGCAGCCGCTTCTGAATGGCGACCAGTCGGTGGCCGGCCTGTTCTGCCTGGCCTGCCTGGGCGAGGGGCACCGCCAGGTGCTCGAGCGCCTGTGTGACCTGCTGATCGCCGGGCAGGGCGATGTACTGACCCAGGCCACCAGCAGCCGCGGTGTGCTCGAGGCGCTGGGCGCCGAGTTGCCGGCCGATTGGCCGAGCCTGCGCATTACCCTGGCCAATGCCCATGGTTTGCATGCCCGGCCCGCCAAGACGCTCAGCGAAATTGCCCAAGGCTTCGAAGGGGAAATCCGCGTGCGACTGGCCGAAGGCGCCGCGGCAACGGTGTCGGCCAAGAGCCTGAGCAAGTTGCTGGCCCTTGGCGCGCGGCGTGGTCAGGTATTGGAATTCAGCGCCGATCCGGCCATCGCCGAGCAGGCGCTGCCAGCCATCGAGGCGGCAGTGCGGGCCGGCCTGGGCGAAGACGTCGAGCCGCTGCCGGAGCACGCCGAGAACACCGCCGAGCCGGCCCCCGAGACGCCGATCACCGACACTGTGGTCGCCCCGGTTGCCGGCTCGCGTGTGCACGCGGTGGCGGCCTCGCCCGGTATCGCCAGTGGCCCGGCGTTGGTGCGGCGCATGCCGAAACTCGACTACCCCGAGCGTGGAGAGGGCGTGGCCGCCGAGCGCCAGCGCCTGGACGCCGCCCTGCAGCACATCGATGGCGAAATCCAGCGTTTGGTCGAGCGCAGCGAAGAGGCCAGCATCCGAGAAATTTTCGTCACTCACCAGGCGATGCTCCGCGACCCGGCGCTGCGCGAGGATGTCGAGGCGCGCCTGGCCAGCGGAGCCAGCGCCCAGGCCGCGTGGATCGGCGAGATCGAAGCGGCCGCGGTGCAACAGGAATCCCTGCACGACGCCCTGTTGGCCGAGCGTGCGGCGGACCTGCGTGACGTCGGTCGGCGGGTGCTGGCGCAGCTGTGCGGCGTCGAGGCGCCGCAGGAGCCGGTCGAACCCTACATTCTGGTGATGGGCGAGGTCGGCCCGTCGGATGTCGCCAGCCTGGATCGCCAGCGCGTGGCCGGCATCGTCACCGCCCGGGGCGGGGCGACCGCCCACAGTGCGATCATCGCCCGGGCGTTGGGCATTCCCTGCGTAGTGGGTGCCGGTGAAAGTCTGCTGCTGCTGGAGCAGGGCTGCCACCTGCTGCTCGACGGTGACCGCGGCCAGCTGTGGGTGCAGCCGGACCAGGCCACCCTGGCCCAGGCCGAGCGCGAGCGGCAGGCCAGCGAGCAGCGTCGCCAGCGTGCCCATGGCGAACGCCTGCAGCCAGCGCATACCCGCGATGGTCACGCTGTCGAGGTGGCCGTGAATATCGGCGCCAGTGGCGAAGCGGCCGGTGCGGTCGAGCTGGGCGCCGAAGCGGTGGGCCTGCTGCGTACCGAACTGGTGTTCATGAACCATGGCCAGGCGCCCGATGTGGCCACCCAGGAAGCCGAGTACCGCCGAGTGTTCGATGCCCTGCAGGGCCGGCCGCTGGTGGTGCGCACGCTGGATGTCGGGGGCGACAAGCCACTGCCTTACTGGCCGATGCCCGAAGAGGAAAATCCCTTCCTCGGGGTGCGCGGCATCCGCCTGACCCTGCAGCGCCCGGACATCATGGAAACCCAGCTGCGCGCCCTGCTGCAGGCCGCCGAAGGGCGAGCGCTGCGCATCATGTTCCCGATGGTCGGGCAGGTCGAGGAATGGCGTGCCGCACGGGAGATGGTCGAGAAGCTGCGCGGCGAGATTCCCCTGAGCGACCTGCAGCTGGGCATCATGATCGAGGTGCCATCCGCCGCGTTGCTCGCACCGGTGCTGGCCCGCGAAGTGGACTTCTTCAGCATCGGCACCAACGACCTGACGCAGTACACCCTGGCCATCGACCGTGGCCACCCGACGCTT harbors:
- the ptsP gene encoding phosphoenolpyruvate--protein phosphotransferase, which codes for MLELHPSQIQMGRQAVDKQQALAQLADNLVTDGLVAAGYLDGMQARERQGSTYLGQGIAIPHGTPETRDQVFETGMRLIQFPEGVDWGDGQRVYLAIAIAARSDEHLHLLQLLTRALGEGDLSQALREAPNAEAILALLQGAAPELALDAQLVNLGVAAEDLDELTWQGARLLKKAGCAAAGYAASLVQAEPLPLGNGLWWLSSEQGVERPGLAFVTPAQPLLNGDQSVAGLFCLACLGEGHRQVLERLCDLLIAGQGDVLTQATSSRGVLEALGAELPADWPSLRITLANAHGLHARPAKTLSEIAQGFEGEIRVRLAEGAAATVSAKSLSKLLALGARRGQVLEFSADPAIAEQALPAIEAAVRAGLGEDVEPLPEHAENTAEPAPETPITDTVVAPVAGSRVHAVAASPGIASGPALVRRMPKLDYPERGEGVAAERQRLDAALQHIDGEIQRLVERSEEASIREIFVTHQAMLRDPALREDVEARLASGASAQAAWIGEIEAAAVQQESLHDALLAERAADLRDVGRRVLAQLCGVEAPQEPVEPYILVMGEVGPSDVASLDRQRVAGIVTARGGATAHSAIIARALGIPCVVGAGESLLLLEQGCHLLLDGDRGQLWVQPDQATLAQAERERQASEQRRQRAHGERLQPAHTRDGHAVEVAVNIGASGEAAGAVELGAEAVGLLRTELVFMNHGQAPDVATQEAEYRRVFDALQGRPLVVRTLDVGGDKPLPYWPMPEEENPFLGVRGIRLTLQRPDIMETQLRALLQAAEGRALRIMFPMVGQVEEWRAAREMVEKLRGEIPLSDLQLGIMIEVPSAALLAPVLAREVDFFSIGTNDLTQYTLAIDRGHPTLSAQADGVHPSVLRLIGMTVEAAHAEGKWVGVCGELAADMLAVPLLVGLGVDELSVAARSIPLVKARVRELDFEHCQAQARQALLLPSATAVRALVEEAH